Proteins encoded together in one Penaeus vannamei isolate JL-2024 chromosome 11, ASM4276789v1, whole genome shotgun sequence window:
- the LOC113802759 gene encoding uncharacterized protein, with amino-acid sequence MALECSECGKQFANKEALNKHMLMHTWETLNSCEHCGETFTQKVSLKKHMIGHGDKKPFKCELCGSAYSANKNLKRHLKTCGSTGSLSKTKCLHPSCEKRFFHVTKMIHHLESHHSGMKVEVNEIHFQSLSDFTEWKEEEEYRTHTFFSRASGKTHLKGAVYWYFTCQHDGSARFHCKKGEAGRLTNRKWMKGRVKTGLTCPSRIMARQFSDGRVSAKYISTHSHDVISENRKFQPLSGRLLSMVKQQLANGIAPKEIQKKLQKGIVLNNDGVPKKDHLVTLKQLNQLKRKIWQKSQPRLSDLCSLVSLVSKLKESPSDPVIVYKPRGQNIVCGNSSLADLPHSLDLVTIGLQTEEQQRVIKDNVLRIVSIVPINWFSEMDICMFSLVVPDDCGFGYPIAHFITNYVDEATLRCLFLSLLERYPLLKINAIMTDENNFGLNAIRSVFGDTRHLLCQGHTRRNWQEKLQKLINCDKTRYEVSAILDMLLYEREEETFKQMCYTFIESYGKTCSTFIEYFCEHYLDRQLKWASCFRRLPEGRFDSMEYGEAFKCRLKGCQRERNCANAMSDFVLTLLALEQGDSVNTLDRRRQQIDESNRHTKGMQIPDSIVSQESGVWKITDGNHCQGFYYITKVADVCREDLCFQKCLDLSCAGLCSHLYVCDCEDMAGLCRHVHKIHSMEFRKRSALKSEQEIYYEHEQEVYCRPEEVVYEEQEQRYFSEQVELVSDEPEHSIYIAQELSLKQEPELYYEQEIFIEQEQEICTDQKQNVCEQVLVFEEHGGEGFVEGNLNHDCSEVETISCIADDKRCRQKVNHNIEERETPSSEHEHSLAKEGSTSDAIITNINRLKCYIKDPKVKKLLLSHISGTMNKLVMHCEAVSPDFKKLSPSSAVAEGGVSSPSITLVDSQSSTPSVSVVHPGDPSSSTAEYFQHR; translated from the coding sequence ATGGCTCTTGAGTGCTCAGAGTGTGGTAAACAATTTGCAAATAAAGAGGCTCTCAATAAACACATGTTAATGCATACATGGGAAACACTTAATAGTTGTGAACATTGTGGTGAGACCTTTACACAAAAGGTTTCTCTTAAGAAACACATGATCGGTCATGGTGATAAAAAACCCTTTAAATGTGAACTATGTGGGAGTGCTTATAGTGCGAACAAGAACTTGAAAAGACATCTGAAAACATGTGGTAGTACAGGAAGCCTTAGCAAAACAAAATGCCTCCACCCATCCTGTGAGAAGAGGTTTTTCCATGTAACCAAGATGATCCATCACCTAGAGAGCCATCACTCGGGAATGAAGGTGGAAGTCAATGAGATTCATTTCCAGTCCCTCTCGGATTTCacagaatggaaggaagaagaagagtaccgGACCCACACGTTCTTCAGCAGGGCCAGTGGGAAGACACACCTTAAGGGGGCAGTGTACTGGTACTTCACCTGTCAGCATGATGGATCAGCAAGGTTCCATTGCAAGAAGGGTGAGGCAGGGAGACTTACCAATAGGAAGTGGATGAAGGGGAGAGTAAAGACTGGCCTCACCTGTCCTTCCCGCATCATGGCCAGGCAGTTCAGTGACGGTAGAGTTTCAGCtaaatacatatccacacacagtcATGATGTCATCTCTGAGAACAGGAAGTTCCAGCCTTTGTCAGGAAGATTGCTGAGCATGGTGAAACAGCAGTTAGCAAATGGAATTGCCCCCAAAGAAATTCAAAAGAAGCTGCAAAAGGGAATTGTACTCAATAATGATGGAGTGCCAAAGAAAGATCACCTGGTGACACTGAAGCAGCTCAATCAGCTGAAGAGGAAAATCTGGCAGAAATCTCAACCAAGACTTAGTGACCTGTGTTCACTTGTGTCCTTAGTCAGTAAGCTCAAAGAAAGTCCATCAGATCCAGTCATTGTATACAAGCCACGTGGGCAAAACATTGTCTGTGGGAACTCCAGTCTTGCTGACTTGCCGCACTCACTAGACCTTGTCACAATAGGCCTTCAGACAGAGGAACAGCAGAGAGTCATAAAAGACAATGTTTTGAGGATTGTAAGTATTGTGCCAATTAATTGGTTCAGTGAAATGGACATTTGCATGTTTAGTTTGGTGGTGCCAGATGACTGCGGATTTGGTTATCCCATTGCACATTTCATCACAAACTATGTGGATGAAGCAACTTTGAGGTGTTTATTTTTAAGCCTTTTAGAGAGATATCCCCTTTTGAAGATCAATGCTATTATGACAGATGAAAATAACTTTGGTTTAAATGCTATTAGGTCAGTGTTTGGAGATACAAGACATCTACTTTGTCAGGGCCACACTAGAAGAAATTGGCAGGAGAAATTACAAAAATTGATAAACTGTGATAAAACCAGGTATGAGGTTTCTGCAATCTTGGACATGTTGTTgtatgaaagggaagaagaaacatTTAAACAGATGTGTTATACTTTCATTGAGAGTTATGGTAAAACATGCTCAACATTTATAGAGTACTTTTGTGAGCATTATTTGGACAGACAGCTGAAGTGGGCCAGTTGCTTTAGAAGACTTCCTGAAGGTAGATTTGATTCTATGGAATATGGTGAAGCCTTCAAATGTAGACTTAAAGgttgtcaaagagagagaaattgtgctAATGCAATGAGTGACTTTGTGCTGACACTCCTGGCTTTGGAGCAGGGAGACTCTGTAAACACTTTAGACCGCAGAAGACAGCAAATTGATGAATCTAATAGACACACCAAGGGAATGCAAATTCCAGACAGCATTGTGTCCCAGGAGAGTGGGGTTTGGAAAATTACTGATGGAAATCACTGTCAAGGTTTTTACTACATTACGAAGGTTGCAGATGTTTGTCGAGAAGACCTTTGCTTCCAGAAGTGCCTGGACTTGTCATGTGCAGGTTTGTGTTCTcatctttatgtgtgtgattgtgaagaCATGGCAGGGCTGTGTAGGCATGTTCACAAAATACACTCTATGGAATTTAGGAAAAGGAGTGCACTGAAGAGTGAACAAGAAATTTATTATGAGCATGAACAAGAAGTTTATTGTAGGCCAGAAGAGGTAGTatatgaagaacaagaacaaagatatTTTAGTGAGCAAGTTGAACTGGTTAGTGATGAACCAGAACACAGCATATACATTGCACAGGAATTATCACTCAAACAGGAACCTGAGTTGTATTATGAGCAAGAAATTTTTATTGAACAGGAACAAGAAATTTGTACTGACCAGAAACAGAATGTATGTGAACAAGTTCTTGTATTTGAAGAACATGGAGGAGAGGGTTTTGTTGAAGGGAACTTGAATCATGATTGCTCAGAGGTTGAAACCATTAGTTGCATAGCAGACGATAAAAGGTGCAGGCAGAAAGTGAACCATAACATTGAAGAACGTGAAACTCCCTCTTCAGAGCATGAGCATTCATTGGCAAAGGAAGGTAGCACCTCAGATGCCATTATTACAAACATCAACAGACTCAAATGCTACATTAAAGATCCTAAGGTGAAGAAACTCCTCTTGTCACATATCTCAGGCACTATGAATAAGCTTGTTATGCATTGTGAAGCTGTGTCTCCTGATTTCAAAAAGTTGAGCCCTTCCAGTGCGGTGGCAGAGGGGGGAGTGTCCAGTCCTTCTATCACTCTTGTAGACAGCCaatcctccactccctccgtctctgttgTTCATCCTGGAGACCCAAGTTCTAGTACTGCTGAATACTTTCAGCACAGGTGA